The following are encoded together in the Octopus sinensis linkage group LG15, ASM634580v1, whole genome shotgun sequence genome:
- the LOC118766187 gene encoding NAD(P)H-hydrate epimerase-like produces the protein MDMSFLSFFPSEPHLIDSAYNLVVDAIYGSCHKERITGDFASVLETLKKIENPLVSLDIPSGWDIENGCLDGLQPSMLISLTCPKLCAHHFQGQHHYLGGWYTPRTLEIWYELNLPQYAGMDYAYQAYQKHY, from the exons ATGGATATGTCATTCCTCTCATTCTTTCCCAGTGAACCACATCTGATAGACTCAGCTTACAATCTTGTGGTTGATGCTATCTATGGTAGCTGTCATAAAGAACGAATCACTGGAGACTTTGCTTCTGTACTAGAGACACTGAAAAAGATTGAAAATCCTCTTGTAAGTTTGGACATTCCTTCAG gttGGGACATTGAAAACGGCTGCCTGGATGGACTACAGCCATCAATGTTAATTTCCTTAACTTGCCCGAAGTTATGTGCCCATCACTTCCAAGGCCAACATCACTACCTGGGAGGTTGGTACACACCACGTACCTTGGAAATCTGGTATGAGCTAAACCTACCCCAATATGCCGGCATGGATT ATGCCTATCAAGCCTACCAAAAGCACTACTAG